In Aedes albopictus strain Foshan chromosome 3, AalbF5, whole genome shotgun sequence, the following are encoded in one genomic region:
- the LOC109426266 gene encoding ATP-dependent Clp protease ATP-binding subunit clpX-like, mitochondrial (The sequence of the model RefSeq protein was modified relative to this genomic sequence to represent the inferred CDS: added 70 bases not found in genome assembly) yields the protein MRSVRSSLTIGRLAIYPRNSNIRTGLLCLLASHQHNHQHCAFSDHSQCCSKAGSAGHNHQQLRRFHVSSTCDKSSKDGSNTPGSGSGGSSASSSGGSGKDGNGKEPPNKKNVLSCPKCGDPCTHVETFVSSTRFVKCEKCHHFFVVLSEVDSKKTIKDTEAKGQRKPPPPPKKIMEYLDRHVVGQELAKKVLSVAVYNHYKRIYHNLPPPASSGGQGGAQQIDAMSRSGDLLHISGIGHTMMSSAPSEVPRPPLASSNASQAHHPGSELLDKKTHELKLEKSNILMLGPTGSGKTLLAQTIAKCLDVPFAICDCTTLTQAGYVGEDIESVIAKLLQDANYSVERAQTGIVFLDEVDKIGAVPGIHQLRDVGGEGVQQGMLKMLEGTIVNVPERNSPRKLRGETVQVDTTNILFVASGAYTGLDRLIARRLNEKYLGFGMPASSSEGRRAAQASAAPMDNDQVERDANLRKVQAKDLVEFGMIPEFVGRFPVLVPFHSLDVDMLVRILTEPRNALVPQYKALLGMDQVELTFAEAALKQIAQLAMERQTGARGLRAIMETLLLEPMFEVPGSDVKTVHITEDCVRGQTEPVYIRRNQSNSASSGPDSPNSNSTSQASEEEENTKLRVKQ from the exons CAGGTCTACTCTGTCTTCTAGCGTCACACCAGCACAACCATCAGCACTGTGCTTTCTCAGATCACTCGCAATGCTGCAGTAAGGCCGGAAGTGCAGGACACAACCATCAGCAACTGCGGCGGTTCCACGTTTCTTCCACGTGTGATAAATCGTCCAAGGATGGTTCCAACACGCCCGGATCCGGTTCGGGCGGCTCGTCAGCGTCTAGTTCCGGTGGCAGTGGTAAAGATGGCAATGGTAAAGAACCACCGAATAAAAAGAACGTTTTGTCCTGCCCAAAGTGTGGTGATCCCTGCACACACGTGGAAACCTTTGTCAGTTCCACGAGGTTCGTAAAGTGCGAAAAATGTCATCACTTTTTCGTGGTGTTAAGCGAAGTTGACTCCAAGAAAACCATCAAGGACACAGAAGCCAAGGGCCAACGGAAGCCACCTCCGCCGCCGAAGAAAATCATGGAATACCTCGATAGGCACGTTGTCGGCCAAGAGCTGGCCAAAAAAGTCCTCTCCGTGGCTGTGTACAACCATTACAAGCGAATCTATCACAATCTGCCACCGCCGGCGAGCAGCGGAGGCCAAGGGGGAGCGCAGCAAATAGATGCAATGTCCCGCAGTGGTGATCTACTACACATCTCCGGCATCGGTCACACCATGATGAGCTCGGCCCCCTCGGAAGTGCCCCGTCCTCCGCTGGCTTCATCCAATGCATCGCAAGCGCACCACCCGGGCTCGGAACTGCTCGACAAGAAGACACACGAGCTCAAGCTGGAGAAAAGTAACATCCTGATGCTGGGACCGACTGGTTCGGGAAAAACCCTGCTGGCGCAGACGATTGCCAAGTGTCTGGATGTTCCGTTTGCCATTTGTGATTGTACCACGCTGACGCAAGCTGGCTACGTCGGTGAGGACATCGAAAGCGTCATCGCCAAACTGCTACAGGATGCCAACTACAG TGTGGAACGTGCTCAAACCGGTATTGTGTTCTTGGACGAGGTCGATAAGATTGGTGCCGTCCCGGGGATTCACCAGCTGCGGGATGTTGGCGGTGAGGGCGTTCAACAGGGCATGCTGAAAATGCTTGAGGGTACCATTGTGAACGTGCCGGAGCGAAATTCCCCGCGGAAACTGCGGGGCGAAACGGTCCAGGTCGACACTACCAATATTCTGTTCGTGGCATCCGGAGCGTACACGGGACTGGATCGGTTGATCGCCAGGCGGCTGAATGAGAAG TATCTGGGCTTCGGCATGCCGGCTAGCTCCTCCGAAGGCCGTCGTGCAGCTCAAGCTTCGGCCGCACCGATGGACAACGACCAGGTCGAACGCGATGCCAACCTAAGGAAAGTGCAAGCCAAGGATTTGGTGGAATTCGGAATGATTCCT GAATTTGTCGGTCGCTTCCCGGTGCTCGTTCCGTTCCACAGCCTAGATGTGGACATGTTGGTGCGTATCTTGACCGAGCCGCGTAACGCCCTGGTGCCACAGTACAAAGCCCTGCTGGGTATGGATCAGGTGGAGCTCACCTTTGCCGAAGCAGCCCTGAAGCAGATCGCACAGCTGGCGATGGAAAGACAAACCGGTGCCCGTGGGCTGAGAGCCATCATG GAAACGCTCCTGCTCGAACCGATGTTCGAAGTGCCCGGATCGGATGTGAAGACCGTTCACATTACGGAGGACTGCGTTCGGGGCCAAACCGAACCGGTCTACATCCGTCGGAACCAGTCGAACTCGGCCAGCAGTGGACCGGATTCGCCCAACAGTAACAGCACGTCCCAGGCCTCCGAGGAGGAAGAGAACACCAAGCTGCGCGTCAAGCAGTAA